The window CTACCCAGCAAAGGGATCATGCGATGTTACCCCCAACGCATGATAATGACAAGAAAACAAACGGAAATTACCGTTGCTACCCAGACAGGGAAGGTGGTGAGGCCAACCCAGGCCAGGTGTATATAGGCGCTGCCGAGGAGACCGATGAAAAGACGGTCTCCGCGGGTAGTTTTCATGGGCAGAAATCCGCGACGCTCAGTACAGGGCGACTTGATTTCCCAGATGGTCATGCCAATGAGGATGAGGACGATGGTGATGAAGAACCCGGCAGTAATCGGGGTCCATGCCATCCATTCGAAGTTCATAATGATCCTCCCCTCTTATACTCGGCCCAGGGCAAAGCCCTTGGCGAGGTGGTTGCGGACAAAGTAGATGACCAGTGCTCCAGGCACGATGGTCAGGACGCCGGCTGCGGCCAGCAGTCCCCAGTCGAGGCCGGTGGCGGATACCGTACGGGTCATGGTGGCGGCGATGGGCTTTGCTGCCGTGGTGGTCAGCGTACGGGCGAGCAGCAGCTCAACCCAGCTGAACATGAAGCAGAAGAATGCCGTTACGCCGATACCAGCGCGAATGAGCGGAATGAAGACCCGGATGAAGAAGCGCGGGAAAGAGTAGCCGTCAATAAAGGCGGTTTCATCAATCTCACGCGGTACCCCGGACATGAAGCCTTCCAGAATCCAGACAGCCAGCGGCACGTTGAACAGACAGTGGGACAGAGCCACCGCGATGTGCGTGTCGATGAGGCCGAAGGTGGAGTAGAGCTGGAAGAAGGGCAGCAGGAAGACCGCGGCCGGAGCCATGCGGTTGGTGAGCAGCCAGAAGAAGACATGCTTGTCGCCGATGAAGCTGTAGCGAGAAAACGCGTAAGCAGCAGGCAGTGCAGTCAACAAAGAGATGGTGGTGTTGATACCTACGTAGATGATTGAGTTGATGTAGCCGGAGTACCAGGAGGGGTCCGTCAGAATCTTCAAGTAGTTCTCAAACGTGATGTCAGTGGGGATCAGGCTGAAGTTAGCCATGATATCCGCATTGGTCCTCAGGGACATGTTGATCATCCAGTAGATGGGGAGAAACAACAGGGCCAGATAAAAGATCAATGCAAGGCGTCGTTTTTGAATCTTCATTTAATTATCCTCCGCCCCTGCAGCTTGCAATGCGTTGTAGAACAACCAGCAGAACAGCAGGACAATAAGGAAGTAGACGAGTGAGAAGGCTGCTGCCGGACCGAGGTCGAACTGGCCTACCGCGAGTTTAACGAGATAGATGGACAGGAATGTGGTCGAGTTGCCGGGGCCACCGCCGGTGAGGACGAAGGGCTCGGCGTAGATCAGGAAGCTGTCCATAAAGCGAAGCAGGAGTGCGATGGTGAGCACGCCGCGCATCTTGGGCAGCTGAATGTACTTGAAGATGGACCACGAGGAAGCGCCATCAATCTTGGCAGCCTGATAGTATGCTTCAGGGATGGAGCGCAGACCTGCGTAAGCGAGCAGTGCTACCAGCGGCGTCCAGTGCCATACTTCCATGAGCATGACTGTTCCCCATGCATTCATGGGCGTCGCCGTGTAGTCGAAACTGTATCCCAAGCCGTTGATAAATGCTCCGAAGAGACCGATATCAGGACGGGCAAAGATCAGCCAGATGGTGCCAATAACGTTCCAGGGAATGAGCAGCGGCAGGGCGATCAGTACCAGTGTGGCGGAAGATGCCCAGCCTTTTTTGGGCATGGTCAGTGCAATGCCAACACCCAGCGGCATTTCGATGAGAAGTACCAGCATGGAGAATGTCAGCTGTCTGAACAGAGCGTCATGGAGTCGCTGGTCCTGAAGGACTTCGCGGAACCATTCAACGCCAACAAAGAAACGTTCGCCCGGACCGAAAATGTCCTGCACCGAGTAGTTTACCACGGTCATCAGCGGGATGACTGCGGAAAATGCAACGATGATGAAGACCGGAAGGATCAGAAACCAGGCTCTATTGTCTTGCCATTTATTCATTAGTTTCTCCCCCTATTTCACCAGACGTTCGTCGCTGTAGATTTTGACTTTTTCCGGCGGGAAGACGATCCAACATTCGCCTTCAGGAAGTTCGCGGTCGTCCTTGATGCGGGCTTTGAGCATGTTCTCGCCGAATTTGACGGTGATGATCTTGCAGAAGCCCTGATCTTCGACACCGGTAATTGTGGCTTTTACGCCGCCGGCGACTTCGTCCTTTTCCAATCCCACGTACATGGGGCGGATACCGATCTTGAGGTTGCCGCCGGTTTTGATGGCTTTCTTGGCGTATTCGGGCTCGAGCTCGATTTCCGCACCCTTTACCTTGGCCTTGGAGCCGTCGATGGTACATTCGAGGAAGTTCATGCCCGGGCTACCGATGAAGTAACCGACAAAGGTGTGCTCCGGAGTCTCGAAGAGTTCTTCCGGGGTACCCATCTGCACGATCTCGCCTTCGTACATGACCACGATTTTGTCAGCGAAGGTCATGGCCTCCACCTGGTCGTGGGTGACGTAGATCATGGTGAGCTTGAATTCCTGGTGGATTTCCTTGAGCTTGCGGCGCAGTTCCCACTTGAGGTGGGGGTCGATGACGGTCAGCGGTTCGTCAAAGAGGATCGCTGCCACATCGCTGCGGACCAGGCCGCGACCGAGGGAGATTTTCTGCTTGGCGTCAGCGGAGAGTCCGGCTGCACGCTTCTGCAGGTCATCGGTCAGGTCAAGAGCGTCGGCAATCTCGCGGACACGCTTGTCGATGGCCGCCTTGTCCACGCCTCGGTTGACGAGGGGGAAGGCGAGGTTCTGGTACACGGTCATGGTGTCGTAGAGAACCGGGAACTGGAACACCTGAGCGATGTTTCGTTCTTCGGGCTGCATGGCCGAGACGTCCGTTCCATCGTAGCTGATGGAACCGTGGGACGGCTTGAGCAACCCGGAAATAATGTTGAGCATGGTGGTCTTGCCGCAGCCGGAAGGGCCGAGCAATGCATATGCGCCGCCGTCTTCCCAGACAGTGTGAATACGCTTCAGGGCGAAGTCGTCCTCACTCTGCGGATTCGGGCGGTAGCTGTGCTTGATTTCGTTTAACTCGATACGCGCCATGATGGCTCCCTGCTAGGCCTTGGCGGGCGATGCAACCAGATCGCCTGCTTCGTTGAAAACATAGAATGCGCCGGGATGGGCATAGACCGAAACTTCGCTGCCAACCTTATAAGAGTGGACACCGTTCTCCTGCACAACGAGGGATGCGTCGCAGTACTTGAAGTGGACGAAGGTCTCGGAACCGTTGATCTCGGTCAGATTGATTTCGCCCTTGATGCATACTTCCTGTCCGTCTTCGTTGTTGAGACTGAACTGGCTGGAGCGGATGCCGAAGGTATAATCGCCAGTGCCCAGGTCCTTCATGGAGGCCGGAGCTGCGAAATTCAGCTGATCGCCGATGGTGACCGTGCCGTCCTTGACGGAGCCTGTCAGGAAGTTGATGGGCGGATCACTGAAGACCTTGGCCACTTCCATGTTGGCGGGATTGGCGTAAACCTCGGCTGTC of the Pseudodesulfovibrio sp. zrk46 genome contains:
- a CDS encoding sugar ABC transporter permease, which translates into the protein MNKWQDNRAWFLILPVFIIVAFSAVIPLMTVVNYSVQDIFGPGERFFVGVEWFREVLQDQRLHDALFRQLTFSMLVLLIEMPLGVGIALTMPKKGWASSATLVLIALPLLIPWNVIGTIWLIFARPDIGLFGAFINGLGYSFDYTATPMNAWGTVMLMEVWHWTPLVALLAYAGLRSIPEAYYQAAKIDGASSWSIFKYIQLPKMRGVLTIALLLRFMDSFLIYAEPFVLTGGGPGNSTTFLSIYLVKLAVGQFDLGPAAAFSLVYFLIVLLFCWLFYNALQAAGAEDN
- a CDS encoding ABC transporter ATP-binding protein; translation: MARIELNEIKHSYRPNPQSEDDFALKRIHTVWEDGGAYALLGPSGCGKTTMLNIISGLLKPSHGSISYDGTDVSAMQPEERNIAQVFQFPVLYDTMTVYQNLAFPLVNRGVDKAAIDKRVREIADALDLTDDLQKRAAGLSADAKQKISLGRGLVRSDVAAILFDEPLTVIDPHLKWELRRKLKEIHQEFKLTMIYVTHDQVEAMTFADKIVVMYEGEIVQMGTPEELFETPEHTFVGYFIGSPGMNFLECTIDGSKAKVKGAEIELEPEYAKKAIKTGGNLKIGIRPMYVGLEKDEVAGGVKATITGVEDQGFCKIITVKFGENMLKARIKDDRELPEGECWIVFPPEKVKIYSDERLVK
- a CDS encoding DUF2160 domain-containing protein; the encoded protein is MNFEWMAWTPITAGFFITIVLILIGMTIWEIKSPCTERRGFLPMKTTRGDRLFIGLLGSAYIHLAWVGLTTFPVWVATVISVCFLVIIMRWG
- a CDS encoding carbohydrate ABC transporter permease, yielding MQKRRLALIFYLALLFLPIYWMINMSLRTNADIMANFSLIPTDITFENYLKILTDPSWYSGYINSIIYVGINTTISLLTALPAAYAFSRYSFIGDKHVFFWLLTNRMAPAAVFLLPFFQLYSTFGLIDTHIAVALSHCLFNVPLAVWILEGFMSGVPREIDETAFIDGYSFPRFFIRVFIPLIRAGIGVTAFFCFMFSWVELLLARTLTTTAAKPIAATMTRTVSATGLDWGLLAAAGVLTIVPGALVIYFVRNHLAKGFALGRV